The Brassica oleracea var. oleracea cultivar TO1000 chromosome C6, BOL, whole genome shotgun sequence genome includes a region encoding these proteins:
- the LOC106300905 gene encoding uncharacterized protein LOC106300905 has translation MAPLPFLPAQTKSQTRLSSDSKKKNGNKKTSTQPPQTQTLKQTQKLKQKTVSSSSSSSWSQIKNLLSCKQIEGPRVHDPSKITLSSCGSSLCKFSDVIYGNARVIHRSDHSPESSNLGQDGGLLIRKPATRGSSSTVRSNGCGAYTSSSKAMHFRKLSGCYECHMIVDPSRYPISPRIFACPQCGEVFPKLETLEIHQAVRHAVSELGPEDSGRNIVDIIFKSSWLRKDGPLYKIERILKVHNTQRTIQRFEDCRDAVKSHAHASTRKEPRSAADGNELLRFHCTTVSCSLGSRGSTSLCSNIPGCRVCTIIRHGFHAKTLRLGSGSNEIKGVRTTASSGRAHDALRCFDQRRAMLVCRVIAGRVRRGQSDAPEDENDSCSYDSVAGAAGVYTNLDDLAVLNPKAILPCFVVIYKVSEP, from the exons ATGGCCCCTCTTCCTTTCTTACCGGCCCAAACCAAGTCGCAAACGCGTTTATCTTCAGACTCAAAGAAGAAGAACGGAAACAAGAAAACGTCTACCCAGCCTCCTCAGACGCAAACCCTAAAGCAAACACAAAAGCTGAAGCAGAAGACGGTATCATCATCGTCATCGTCTTCATGGAGCCAGATAAAGAACCTCCTAAGTTGCAAACAAATCGAAGGTCCACGAGTGCATGACCCATCAAAGATTACGTTATCATCTTGTGGCTCTTCTTTGTGTAAGTTCAGTGATGTTATTTATGGGAATGCCCGCGTGATTCACCGCTCAGATCACTCGCCGGAAAGTAGCAACCTTGGTCAAGATGGTGGGTTGTTGATCCGAAAACCGGCCACTCGTGGATCTTCTTCTACAGTTAGATCTAACGGATGTGGTGCTTACACATCATCATCCAAAGCTATGCACTTCAGAAAACTCTCAGGTTGCTATGAGTGTCACATGATTGTTGATCCCAGCAG GTATCCAATATCACCAAGAATATTTGCATGTCCACAATGTGGGGAAGTTTTTCCTAAGCTTGAAACCTTGGAGATTCATCAAGCAGTTCGTCATGCCG TGTCGGAGTTAGGGCCAGAGGATTCAGGAAGAAACATAGTGGACATCATCTTCAAATCTAGCTGGTTACGAAAGGACGGTCCACTCTACAAGATCGAACGTATATTAAAAGTCCACAACACTCAGCGCACGATCCAACGGTTTGAAGACTGTCGCGACGCAGTCAAATCCCATGCACATGCCTCCACCAGAAAAGAGCCTCGATCAGCCGCCGACGGCAACGAGCTCCTCCGTTTCCACTGCACCACCGTTTCTTGCTCCCTCGGCTCCCGTGGTTCGACCTCCCTCTGCTCCAACATCCCTGGCTGCCGCGTCTGCACCATTATCCGCCACGGCTTCCACGCCAAAACGCTGCGTTTAGGTAGTGGGTCCAATGAGATTAAGGGTGTGAGGACCACGGCGAGCAGCGGAAGAGCACATGATGCATTGAGGTGCTTTGACCAGCGGAGGGCGATGCTTGTCTGCCGTGTGATTGCCGGAAGAGTGAGGCGCGGGCAGAGCGACGCACCTGAAGATGAAAATGATTCTTGCTCGTATGATTCTGTTGCGGGTGCTGCTGGGGTCTACACAAACCTAGACGACTTGGCTGTGTTAAATCCCAAAGCCATACTTCCTTGCTTTGTAGTAATCTACAAAGTTTCTGAGCCTTAA
- the LOC106297200 gene encoding uncharacterized protein LOC106297200, with amino-acid sequence MAPLSVLLTLRLSSTTSRKTVREYEEEFNRLRRFVGRELEDEAVQVRRFIRGLRAELKTYCSVYTFRTVSELVERMAILETNLADEANVKSRSHAASSGSGGDQKRKRDTAEEGKTSSGRPECSKCGRRHGGECWRAMGACTHCGKIDHAARDCPGPEQGRGQGSGGGGTFHCHGCGKAGHLRRHCPKSQGGQEKSHGEASKPSQNRGQSSTPRVYELSKDTDEAEPFKAITGTLSIGGVETHVLFDTVATHSFVSPGMIEKAGGQQMHSLGRIKGILVVIKDMVMPADLIVVHLKYHEVILGMDWLGEHRATLDCRRGRVLRIPG; translated from the exons ATGGCACCATTGAGCGTTTTGCTGACTTTGAGGTTGAGTTCAACCACAA GCCGCAAGACAGTTCGTGAGTATGAAGAGGAGTTCAACCGGCTCAGGAGGTTTGTGGGAAGGGAGTTGGAGGACGAGGCAGTACAGGTCCGCAGGTTCATCCGGGGCTTGAGAGCCGAACTCAAGACCTACTGCTCGGTCTACACCTTCCGCACTGTGTCTGAGTTGGTGGAGAGGATGGCAATCCTTGAAACTAACCTTGCTGATGAGGCAAATGTGAAGTCTAGAAGTCACGCGGCTTCTAGTGGATCTGGTGGTGACCAGAAGAGAAAGAGAGACACGGCTGAAGAGGGTAAAACCTCAAGTGGTAGGCCAGAGTGCTCTAAGTGTGGAAGACGCCATGGAGGCGAGTGCTGGAGAGCCATGGGGGCTTGTACTCATTGTGGTAAGATTGATCATGCAGCTCGGGACTGTCCGGGACCGGAGCAAGGCCGAGGACAGGGTTCGGGTGGTGGTGGTACCTTTCACTGCCATGGCTGTGGCAAGGCCGGACATCTCCGTAGGCACTGTCCCAAGTCACAAGGTGGTCAGGAAAAGAGCCATGGAGAGGCAAGCAAGCCGAGCCAGAACCGGGGTCAGTCCTCCACACCAAGGGTGTATGAGCTGTCTAAGGACACAGATGAGGCTGAACCGTTCAAGGCAATCACTG GGACCTTGAGTATTGGTGGTGTAGAAACACATGTACTTTTTGATACTGTTGCTACACATAGTTTTGTGAGCCCAGGAATGATCGAAAAGG CTGGTGGCCAACAAATGCATTCATTAGGGCGGATTAAGGGGATTCTGGTTGTGATCAAAGACATGGTAATGCCTGCGGATCTGATTGTTGTCCATCTAAAGTATCATGAAGTGATCCTAGGTATGGACTGGCTTGGAGAGCATAGGGCCACCCTTGACTGTCGCCGTGGAAGGGTGTTGCGAATCCCCGGTTAG
- the LOC106300789 gene encoding probable disease resistance protein At1g12280, with protein sequence MGGLFSISMPCDQVVNQVSQCLCTHGSYIYSLSENLAALQKDIEVLKAKRDDVQRKVCREEFTGRRERLSQVQLWLTNVLNTENRFNDLFSTNNVEIQRLCLCGLCSSNVKMSYIYGKRVVRMLKEVESLNSQGEFSVVTETSSVAKVDEMPVQPTIVGQETVLERVWTRLMEEGVEVVGMYGMGGVGKTTLLTQINNKFTETNGGFEVVIWVVVSKSPENHRIQGDIAKKLGLEGEGWDQKNENQRALEIHTVLKRRKFVLLLDDIWEKVNLKAVGVPHPSRQNGCKLAFTTRSRDVCGRMGADDPIEVSCLEPEDAWDLFKTKVGENTLKGHPDIPQLARKLAGKCCGLPLALNVIGETMACKRTVHEWRSAINDLSSYAAEFSGMEDEILPILKYSYDNLNSEQVKSCFLYCSLFPEDHRMEKERLIDYWMCEGFLDENQSRERELRQGYEIIGVLVRACLLLEEVINKEQVKMHDVVREMALWIASDLGKDKEKCIVKARGGLCEIPRIKNWSAVVRMSLMENEIEMVSGIPECSKLTTLFLQKNDSLIHISPDFIRCIPTLVVLDLSGNSSLRKLPEQISELVSLRYLDLSWTCIRRLPLGLLVLKKLIHLRLDYMKRLKNVSGISKLLSLRKLQLLQSKMSLDMSLVEELQLLEHLQVLNVSIKSSLVVEKLLYAPRLVKCLQVVVLRELEEESHRVLAFPGMDSLRKLIIRKCEMWEIKAERKTLSSTQGFPNLSSVHISSCNGLKDLTWLLFAPNLTSLEVLDSGVLEAIISQEKATSVVIPFQKLESLRLHNLATLKNIYWAPLPFPCLKTIHVTECPELRKLPLDSQSVSRVEEFAIKYKEEEWFERVEWDDEGTKLRFLPFFKFFGPEWQVTYVR encoded by the coding sequence ATGGGAGGTTTATTCTCGATCTCCATGCCATGTGACCAAGTGGTGAATCAAGTCTCTCAATGTCTTTGCACTCATGGGAGTTATATATACAGCCTTTCAGAGAATCTAGCTGCTTTGCAGAAAGACATAGAAGTGCTCAAGGCGAAGCGAGATGATGTGCAAAGAAAGGTTTGCAGAGAAGAGTTTACAGGGCGTCGTGAAAGGCTTTCTCAAGTCCAGTTATGGCTTACTAATGTCCTGAACACCGAGAACAGATTCAATGATCTGTTTAGCACTAATAACGTTGAGATTCAAAGGTTGTGTCTTTGTGGGCTCTGCTCTAGCAATGTGAAGATGAGCTATATTTATGGGAAGAGGGTTGTTCGGATGCTGAAGGAGGTTGAGAGTCTCAATTCTCAAGGAGAATTTTCTGTGGTGACTGAGACATCTTCAGTAGCTAAAGTGGATGAGATGCCTGTTCAACCCACCATTGTTGGTCAAGAAACAGTGCTTGAAAGGGTATGGACTCGTCTCATGGAAGAAGGAGTCGAGGTTGTGGGTATGTATGGCATGGGTGGAGTGGGCAAAACCACCCTTCTCACACAAATCAACAACAAGTTTACTGAAACAAATGGAGGATTCGAGGTTGTGATATGGGTTGTGGTGTCTAAAAGTCCAGAGAACCATAGGATTCAAGGAGACATTGCCAAAAAGCTAGGCCTAGAGGGAGAGGGGTGGGACCAAAAAAATGAAAACCAGAGAGCCCTTGAGATACACACTGTCCTCAAGAGGAGAAAGTTTGTGTTGTTGCTGGATGATATATGGGAGAAAGTGAATTTGAAAGCGGTTGGAGTCCCACATCCAAGCAGACAAAATGGATGCAAATTAGCTTTTACTACTCGTTCTAGAGATGTGTGTGGGCGTATGGGGGCTGATGACCCTATCGAAGTCAGTTGTCTAGAACCAGAAGATGCTTGGGATTTGTTTAAAACAAAAGTTGGAGAAAACACACTGAAAGGCCATCCAGACATCCCTCAGCTCGCTAGAAAGCTCGCTGGAAAATGCTGTGGTCTACCATTAGCACTTAATGTCATTGGCGAGACCATGGCATGCAAAAGGACGGTGCATGAATGGCGTTCTGCTATTAACGACTTGAGTTCATATGCTGCAGAGTTTTCTGGCATGGAAGATGAGATTCTTCCGATCTTGAAGTACAGCTATGATAATTTAAACTCAGAGCAGGTGAAATCATGCTTCCTGTATTGCTCTTTGTTCCCTGAAGATCACCGTATGGAAAAAGAGAGGCTTATAGACTACTGGATGTGTGAGGGGTTCCTAGATGAGAACCAAAGTCGAGAAAGAGAATTAAGGCAAGGCTATGAGATCATTGGTGTGCTTGTACGTGCATGTTTGTTGTTGGAGGAAGTTATCAATAAAGAACAAGTGAAAATGCATGATGTGGTTCGGGAGATGGCTCTATGGATAGCATCTGATCTTGGGAAGGATAAAGAAAAATGTATTGTGAAAGCCAGAGGCGGGTTATGTGAGATACCAAGAATCAAGAACTGGAGTGCTGTGGTAAGGATGTCTCTCATGGAAAATGAGATTGAGATGGTCTCTGGCATCCCTGAGTGCTCCAAACTTACAACTCTCTTCCTTCAGAAAAACGATTCACTGATACATATCTCACCTGATTTCATCCGGTGTATCCCTACGCTCGTTGTCTTGGATCTGTCCGGGAACTCAAGTCTCCGGAAACTGCCTGAACAAATATCAGAGTTGGTGTCCTTGCGATATCTTGACTTGTCATGGACATGCATTAGGCGGCTACCTCTTGGTTTGCTAGTGTTGAAAAAGCTCATACATTTGAGGTTGGATTACATGAAGAGGCTTAAGAATGTTTCAGGGATATCAAAGTTGTTGAGTTTGAGGAAACTGCAACTACTACAGTCTAAAATGTCCCTAGACATGAGCTTAGTGGAGGAGTTGCAGCTCTTGGAACATTTACAAGTTCTCAACGTAAGTATCAAGTCAAGTTTGGTTGTGGAGAAGTTGTTATATGCTCCCAGGTTGGTGAAATGCCTTCAAGTTGTAGTACTTAGAGAGCTTGAGGAAGAATCACACAGAGTATTGGCTTTCCCAGGTATGGATAGTCTCCGTAAACTCATCATAAGGAAGTGTGAAATGTGGGAGATAAAGGCAGAGAGGAAGACTTTATCATCAACTCAAGGCTTCCCAAACCTCTCTAGTGTGCATATAAGCAGCTGCAATGGTCTGAAGGATTTAACGTGGCTTCTGTTCGCTCCAAACCTCACTAGTCTTGAGGTTCTGGACTCAGGAGTATTAGAAGCAATAATAAGCCAGGAGAAAGCTACGAGTGTTGTCATTCCTTTCCAGAAACTAGAGAGTCTACGCTTACACAATTTAGCAACGTTGAAGAACATCTATTGGGCACCTCTGCCTTTTCCATGTCTAAAGACAATCCACGTAACAGAGTGTCCAGAGCTTAGAAAGCTCCCATTGGATTCTCAAAGTGTCTCCAGGGTTGAAGAGTTTGCTATTAAATACAAAGAGGAAGAATGGTTTGAAAGGGTCGAATGGGATGATGAAGGCACTAAACTCCGTTTCTTACCTTTCTTCAAGTTCTTTGGACCTGAATGGCAAGTTACCTATGTGCGGTAA